A genomic segment from Curtobacterium sp. MCSS17_007 encodes:
- a CDS encoding SCO1664 family protein has translation MSDGAPQHDGSLTIRARIREASNATFLADLDGASVVYKPIEGERPLWDFPEGTLAGREVAAHLVSEAFGWGIVPPTWLGDGPFGPGMVQRWQDVDAEQDAVDLVPTDEADAEGSPWLPVLEAIDEHDQPVTLVHEDTAALRRMAVFDVVVNNADRKGGHVLAMPDGHRYGVDHGLTFHVEHKLRTVLWGWIGEPLDPDELEGLDRVSEALRGDLGVALAEHLTRGEVDNLRARCAALRAVGMFPPPPGNGPAVPWPLF, from the coding sequence ATGAGCGACGGCGCACCACAGCACGACGGCTCCCTCACCATCCGGGCGCGGATCCGCGAGGCGTCGAACGCCACCTTCCTGGCCGACCTCGACGGCGCGTCCGTCGTGTACAAGCCCATCGAGGGGGAGCGCCCGCTGTGGGACTTCCCCGAGGGCACGCTGGCCGGGCGGGAGGTCGCCGCCCACCTGGTCTCCGAGGCCTTCGGGTGGGGCATCGTGCCGCCCACGTGGCTCGGCGACGGGCCCTTCGGCCCCGGCATGGTCCAGCGCTGGCAGGACGTCGACGCGGAGCAGGACGCCGTCGACCTGGTCCCGACCGACGAGGCCGACGCCGAGGGCTCCCCGTGGCTGCCCGTGCTCGAGGCGATCGACGAGCACGACCAGCCCGTCACGCTCGTGCACGAGGACACCGCGGCGCTCCGCCGGATGGCCGTGTTCGACGTCGTCGTGAACAACGCCGACCGGAAGGGCGGGCACGTGCTCGCGATGCCGGACGGGCACCGGTACGGCGTCGACCACGGGCTGACCTTCCACGTCGAGCACAAGCTCCGCACGGTCCTGTGGGGCTGGATCGGGGAGCCGCTCGACCCCGACGAGCTCGAGGGGCTCGACCGCGTGTCCGAGGCGCTCCGCGGGGACCTCGGCGTCGCGCTCGCCGAGCACCTGACCCGCGGCGAGGTCGACAACCTCCGCGCACGATGCGCCGCGCTCCGGGCGGTCGGGATGTTCCCCCCGCCGCCCGGCAACGGCCCCGCCGTGCCCTGGCCGCTCTTCTGA
- a CDS encoding DUF3090 domain-containing protein, producing the protein MPTIVHGFDWPERLVVGTVGRPGERAFYLQARDGKRVTSVALEKEQSAVLADKVAELLDEVATVDDNRFSVPPTVPSELRDAAPLDQPVEPEFRAGALSLGFDPATAQVVIEAYPIEDELEIVTETNEDGDEVEAVVEIPEPAEVFQVKIPVGSARAFVERTREVVAAGRRPGDA; encoded by the coding sequence ATGCCCACCATCGTGCACGGCTTCGACTGGCCGGAACGTCTCGTCGTCGGGACGGTCGGCCGCCCGGGCGAGCGCGCCTTCTACCTGCAGGCGCGCGACGGCAAGCGGGTGACCAGCGTCGCGCTCGAGAAGGAGCAGTCAGCGGTCCTCGCCGACAAGGTCGCCGAACTCCTCGACGAGGTCGCGACCGTCGACGACAACCGGTTCAGCGTCCCGCCCACGGTGCCGTCCGAGCTCCGCGACGCGGCTCCGCTCGACCAGCCGGTGGAGCCGGAGTTCCGTGCCGGAGCGCTCAGCCTCGGGTTCGACCCGGCGACGGCGCAGGTGGTCATCGAGGCGTACCCGATCGAGGACGAGCTCGAGATCGTCACCGAGACGAACGAGGACGGTGACGAGGTCGAGGCCGTCGTCGAGATCCCCGAGCCCGCCGAGGTCTTCCAGGTGAAGATCCCGGTCGGCAGCGCGCGGGCCTTCGTCGAACGCACGCGCGAGGTCGTCGCAGCGGGTCGGCGCCCCGGCGACGCATGA
- a CDS encoding MSMEG_4193 family putative phosphomutase — MATVLLVRHGRTTANATGVLAGRTAGVALDRVGREQADRAAERIAPIPLAALVTSPLERCRQTARALLARQQGTPDVRVERAITEADYGDWQGRKLADLAKEPLWRTVQANPSAVVFPGGESMQTMQSRAVAAVRRIDAEVEAAHGPRAVWVAVSHGDIVKSVLADALGMHLDLFQRIAVGPASVSVVRYGEHRPEVVATNTDSGDLSWLAAAPAPSGDAAVGGGAGHATEATADGSGTGNERP; from the coding sequence ATGGCGACCGTCCTCCTCGTCCGGCACGGACGCACCACCGCGAACGCGACCGGGGTCCTGGCGGGCCGCACCGCCGGGGTGGCCCTCGACCGGGTCGGCCGGGAGCAGGCGGACCGCGCAGCCGAGCGCATCGCCCCGATCCCGCTCGCCGCGCTCGTGACGAGCCCGCTCGAGCGGTGCCGGCAGACCGCGCGGGCACTCCTCGCTCGCCAGCAGGGCACCCCCGACGTGCGGGTCGAGCGGGCGATCACCGAGGCCGACTACGGGGACTGGCAGGGCCGGAAGCTCGCGGACCTGGCGAAGGAGCCGCTGTGGCGCACCGTGCAGGCGAACCCGAGCGCCGTGGTGTTCCCGGGCGGTGAGTCCATGCAGACGATGCAGTCCCGCGCCGTCGCCGCGGTCCGCCGCATCGATGCCGAGGTCGAGGCGGCGCACGGTCCGAGGGCGGTCTGGGTCGCGGTGAGCCACGGCGACATCGTCAAGTCCGTGCTCGCCGACGCGCTCGGAATGCACCTCGACCTGTTCCAGCGGATCGCCGTCGGGCCGGCGTCGGTGTCCGTCGTCCGGTACGGGGAGCACCGGCCGGAGGTCGTCGCGACGAACACGGACTCCGGGGACCTGTCGTGGCTCGCAGCTGCACCCGCACCGAGTGGTGACGCCGCGGTCGGCGGGGGTGCGGGCCACGCGACCGAGGCGACCGCGGACGGGTCCGGTACGGGGAACGAACGACCCTGA
- a CDS encoding BLUF domain-containing protein — protein sequence MLVSIVYMSRSAVPFDDAALAELLREARLRNEALGVSGLLVAKGGRFMQLLEGPVWSVDDRFGAIARDPRHGEVKSLIREDIERRRFDGWSMAYRSLDDADVATEEGFSPFLSGTMDFTPEFDGTSAAWLLKWFRDRELTDR from the coding sequence GTGCTCGTCTCCATCGTCTACATGAGCCGGTCCGCCGTCCCCTTCGACGACGCTGCGCTGGCCGAACTCCTCCGCGAGGCCCGGCTCCGCAACGAAGCGCTCGGCGTCTCCGGCCTGCTCGTCGCGAAGGGCGGCCGGTTCATGCAGCTGCTCGAGGGCCCGGTGTGGAGCGTCGACGACCGCTTCGGCGCGATCGCTCGGGACCCCCGGCACGGCGAGGTCAAGTCGCTGATCCGCGAGGACATCGAGCGACGACGGTTCGACGGGTGGTCGATGGCCTACCGGTCGCTCGACGACGCCGACGTGGCGACCGAGGAGGGCTTCAGCCCGTTCCTGTCCGGCACGATGGACTTCACGCCGGAGTTCGACGGCACGAGCGCCGCATGGCTGCTCAAGTGGTTCCGCGACCGGGAGCTCACCGACCGCTGA
- a CDS encoding ScbR family autoregulator-binding transcription factor: MGKREQILVAAAEEFDRVGFAATSIAAVARRAHVAQGTLHFHFPTKLALALGVIDEQNARTFAEVSHDATSPVAALIGASKQIADLLRTDPIVRAGIRLSLERGEFSGATSSFYEQWIGGIVDVFRLALGSGELRTDLTAEELGGSVVPYFTGVQLVAEVRSGRADLDPAVAVMWRMVVHATAAPAHRARLLGVVADTFGTTH, translated from the coding sequence GTGGGGAAACGTGAGCAGATCCTGGTGGCCGCGGCGGAGGAGTTCGACCGGGTCGGCTTCGCCGCCACGTCGATCGCCGCCGTCGCGCGGCGCGCCCACGTGGCGCAGGGGACGCTGCACTTCCACTTCCCGACGAAGCTGGCGCTCGCCCTCGGCGTGATCGACGAGCAGAACGCGCGGACGTTCGCCGAGGTGAGCCACGACGCCACGTCGCCGGTGGCCGCGCTGATCGGAGCGTCGAAGCAGATCGCGGACCTGCTCCGCACCGACCCGATCGTCCGTGCCGGCATCCGGCTGTCGCTCGAGCGCGGCGAGTTCTCCGGAGCGACGTCGTCGTTCTACGAGCAGTGGATCGGCGGGATCGTGGACGTGTTCCGGCTCGCCCTCGGCAGCGGGGAACTCCGCACCGACTTGACGGCCGAGGAGCTCGGCGGGTCGGTCGTGCCGTACTTCACGGGCGTGCAGCTCGTCGCCGAGGTCCGGAGCGGACGGGCAGACCTCGACCCCGCCGTGGCGGTGATGTGGCGGATGGTCGTGCACGCGACCGCGGCCCCGGCCCACCGGGCGCGCCTGCTCGGGGTGGTCGCGGACACCTTCGGCACGACACACTGA
- a CDS encoding BLUF domain-containing protein has product MTQLTSLVYMSVAVDEMTDDQLVAMLREARLRNDALGVSGLLLAKGGRFMQVLEGPAWSVEDRFAAIERDTRHHGVKSLSREDIDTRRFDGWSMAFGNPSDLEVREEPGFSTFLTERSGLPADLAGSPADWLLRWFRGRDLQDVPEERMTLARHAA; this is encoded by the coding sequence ATGACGCAACTCACCTCACTCGTGTACATGTCCGTCGCCGTCGACGAGATGACCGACGACCAGCTGGTCGCCATGCTCCGTGAAGCCCGCCTGCGCAACGACGCGCTCGGCGTCTCCGGACTCCTGCTCGCCAAGGGCGGCCGCTTCATGCAGGTGCTCGAGGGCCCGGCCTGGAGCGTCGAGGACCGTTTCGCCGCGATCGAGCGGGACACCCGGCACCACGGCGTGAAGTCGCTCTCCCGCGAGGACATCGACACCCGCCGCTTCGACGGCTGGTCCATGGCGTTCGGCAACCCCTCGGACCTCGAGGTCCGCGAGGAGCCCGGTTTCAGCACCTTCCTCACCGAGCGTTCGGGACTGCCGGCCGACCTGGCCGGCTCGCCGGCCGACTGGCTGCTCCGCTGGTTCCGCGGTCGTGACCTGCAGGACGTCCCCGAGGAGCGGATGACCCTGGCTCGTCACGCCGCGTAG
- a CDS encoding PepSY domain-containing protein gives MPSTATPPSRGWFAQLLLRLHFTAGLFVGPFILVAALSGALYALAPTIEQGLYRHELTAPSSAPALPLADQVAAAERYVAEHHPDDTVAEVRPAPAPGTTTRVMFTEEGLLESQTRAVFVDPGDAAVRGDLPVYGTSGSLPFRTWISTVHRSLFLGDVGRLYSETAASWLGIVSLAGIALWAFRIRRARRKRDLVLPDNRVTGYRRTFSWHAATGAWVLLGALFLSATGITWSHFAGDNVTALRSALSWQAPTVDTALDGSASMSGGEHAGHHGGGPMSMGAAATTTPEQFDEVLAVARDSGVRAAEIRIRPPATADTAWTVEEIKLSWPVAMNAVAVDPSTMTAVSQVTWADYPPMAEAAKLGINTHMGALFGLANQLVLFLAALGIAAMVVFGYVMWWQRRPAGARVGRTPAAGALARAPWWGTAAVVVVAVGLALLLPVVGVTLLGFLLVDALVTTFRRPRT, from the coding sequence ATGCCCAGCACCGCCACGCCGCCGTCACGGGGCTGGTTCGCCCAGCTCCTCCTCCGCCTGCACTTCACCGCCGGGCTCTTCGTGGGGCCGTTCATCCTGGTGGCCGCACTCTCCGGGGCCCTGTACGCGCTCGCGCCGACGATCGAGCAAGGCCTGTACCGGCACGAGCTGACGGCGCCGTCGTCCGCGCCCGCGCTCCCCCTCGCCGACCAGGTCGCCGCCGCCGAGCGGTACGTCGCGGAGCACCACCCGGACGACACCGTCGCCGAGGTCCGCCCGGCCCCCGCACCCGGGACGACGACGCGCGTGATGTTCACCGAGGAGGGCCTGCTCGAGTCCCAGACCCGCGCGGTGTTCGTCGACCCCGGTGACGCCGCGGTGCGCGGGGACCTGCCCGTCTACGGCACCTCCGGGTCGCTGCCCTTCCGCACCTGGATCAGCACCGTGCACCGCAGCCTGTTCCTCGGCGACGTCGGGCGGCTCTACAGCGAGACCGCGGCCTCGTGGCTCGGCATCGTGTCCCTCGCCGGCATCGCGCTCTGGGCGTTCCGCATCCGCCGTGCCCGTCGGAAGCGCGACCTGGTGCTGCCGGACAACCGGGTGACCGGCTACCGGCGGACCTTCTCGTGGCACGCGGCGACAGGCGCGTGGGTGCTCCTCGGCGCGCTGTTCCTGTCGGCGACGGGCATCACGTGGTCGCACTTCGCGGGCGACAACGTGACGGCGCTCCGGTCGGCGCTCAGCTGGCAGGCGCCGACGGTCGACACCGCGCTCGACGGGTCGGCGTCGATGTCGGGCGGTGAGCACGCGGGGCACCACGGCGGCGGTCCCATGTCGATGGGCGCCGCTGCGACGACGACGCCGGAGCAGTTCGACGAGGTGCTCGCAGTCGCCCGCGACTCCGGCGTGCGCGCCGCCGAGATCCGGATCCGCCCGCCGGCGACGGCCGACACCGCGTGGACCGTCGAGGAGATCAAGCTCAGCTGGCCGGTCGCGATGAACGCGGTCGCGGTCGACCCGAGCACGATGACGGCGGTGTCGCAGGTCACGTGGGCCGACTACCCGCCGATGGCGGAGGCCGCCAAGCTCGGCATCAACACGCACATGGGGGCGCTGTTCGGGCTGGCGAACCAGCTCGTGCTGTTCCTGGCGGCGCTCGGGATCGCGGCGATGGTCGTGTTCGGGTACGTCATGTGGTGGCAGCGACGCCCCGCCGGTGCGCGCGTCGGCCGTACCCCCGCTGCGGGTGCACTCGCGCGTGCCCCTTGGTGGGGCACAGCGGCGGTGGTCGTCGTGGCGGTCGGCCTCGCACTGCTGCTGCCGGTCGTCGGGGTGACCCTGCTCGGGTTCCTGCTGGTGGACGCGCTGGTCACGACGTTCCGTCGGCCGCGGACCTGA
- the hxlA gene encoding 3-hexulose-6-phosphate synthase, which produces MQLQFAMDTLTTEDALDLAGKAAPYVDVIELGTPLIKSAGLSAITAIKEAHPDKVVFADLKTMDAGELEADIAFSAGADLVTVLGVAGDSTIAGAVKAAKAHGKGIVVDLIGVPDKAARAKEVVALGAEFVEMHAGLDEQAEEGFTFETLLRDGEASGVPFSVAGGITTDTIEAVQASGARIAVAGSAIYSADDVAAAASALRDAISEPASA; this is translated from the coding sequence ATGCAGCTCCAGTTCGCCATGGACACCCTCACCACCGAGGACGCCCTCGACCTCGCCGGCAAGGCCGCGCCGTACGTCGACGTCATCGAGCTCGGTACGCCGCTGATCAAGAGCGCGGGCCTCTCCGCGATCACCGCGATCAAGGAGGCGCACCCCGACAAGGTCGTGTTCGCCGACCTCAAGACGATGGACGCCGGCGAGCTCGAGGCCGACATCGCCTTCTCGGCCGGTGCCGACCTGGTGACCGTGCTCGGCGTCGCCGGTGACTCCACCATCGCCGGTGCCGTCAAGGCCGCCAAGGCGCACGGCAAGGGCATCGTCGTCGACCTGATCGGCGTGCCGGACAAGGCTGCCCGTGCCAAGGAGGTCGTCGCGCTCGGCGCCGAGTTCGTCGAGATGCACGCCGGCCTCGACGAGCAGGCGGAGGAGGGCTTCACCTTCGAGACACTCCTGCGTGACGGTGAGGCCTCCGGCGTCCCGTTCTCGGTCGCCGGCGGCATCACCACCGACACGATCGAGGCCGTGCAGGCCTCCGGCGCCCGCATCGCGGTCGCCGGCAGCGCGATCTACAGCGCCGACGACGTGGCCGCCGCCGCGTCCGCACTGCGCGACGCGATCTCGGAGCCCGCCTCCGCCTGA
- the hxlB gene encoding 6-phospho-3-hexuloisomerase, producing the protein MATTTTAAALGLIGDELQDLIAAVRGADPAPFERALDLLSSAERVFVHGAGRSGLALRMTAMRLMHLGLDVHVVGEVTTPAIRQGDLLLVASGSGTTGGIVQAARTASEVGAHVLAVSTTDDSPLSEVAAATLVLPAATKTDRSGTASAQYAGSLFEQGVALLGDALFQALWQRSGHSADDLWPRHANLE; encoded by the coding sequence ATGGCCACCACGACGACCGCCGCCGCCCTCGGGCTGATCGGTGACGAGCTCCAGGACCTGATCGCCGCGGTCCGCGGCGCCGACCCGGCGCCGTTCGAGCGTGCCCTCGACCTGCTGTCGAGCGCCGAGCGCGTCTTCGTGCACGGCGCCGGCCGGTCGGGCCTCGCCCTCCGGATGACCGCCATGCGCCTCATGCACCTCGGGCTCGACGTGCACGTCGTCGGCGAGGTCACGACGCCCGCGATCCGGCAGGGCGACCTGCTCCTCGTCGCGAGCGGCTCGGGCACGACGGGTGGCATCGTGCAGGCTGCCCGGACCGCGTCCGAGGTCGGTGCGCACGTGCTCGCCGTGAGCACGACGGACGACTCGCCGCTGTCCGAGGTCGCCGCCGCCACGCTCGTGCTCCCCGCAGCGACGAAGACCGACCGCTCGGGCACGGCCTCGGCGCAGTACGCCGGCAGCTTGTTCGAGCAGGGCGTCGCGCTGCTCGGGGACGCCCTGTTCCAGGCGCTCTGGCAGCGCAGCGGGCACTCCGCCGACGACCTGTGGCCGCGGCACGCGAACCTCGAGTGA
- a CDS encoding LuxR C-terminal-related transcriptional regulator, translating to METEPDAPASRIAASEHARTVAEQADRHALTLESVLAALRSNRLSDAAARAEAVEIASAALVELRTVTDRQRSTLLEPVTGAFSRLRADLRPLVRFGDLDVQFVEPPATGRALPGDVAHSARAIVRTAVLALVDDGVARRVRIQWDCDGRNLLMQLRDDGAGTLDTHDDAVRPIAERVVALDGTMHVDSTPGWGSTLDISLPLDPAPGAVDLPEDTDLTERERDVLRLVVTGVGNREIAEGLGISPNTVKYHVANLLRKHGARTRAELAALGARP from the coding sequence GTGGAGACGGAACCGGACGCACCCGCCAGCCGGATCGCCGCGTCCGAGCACGCCCGGACCGTCGCGGAGCAGGCCGACCGCCATGCGCTGACCCTCGAGTCGGTCCTTGCTGCCCTGCGCTCGAACCGACTGTCGGACGCCGCCGCCCGTGCCGAGGCGGTCGAGATCGCCTCGGCTGCGCTCGTCGAGTTGCGGACCGTGACCGACCGGCAGCGGAGCACCCTGCTCGAGCCCGTCACCGGCGCGTTCTCACGGCTGCGGGCCGACCTCCGCCCGCTCGTCCGGTTCGGCGACCTCGACGTGCAGTTCGTCGAACCACCGGCGACCGGCAGGGCCCTGCCCGGGGACGTCGCGCACAGCGCCCGGGCGATCGTCCGCACGGCCGTGCTCGCCCTGGTCGACGACGGGGTCGCCCGACGCGTGCGCATCCAGTGGGACTGCGACGGGCGGAACCTGCTCATGCAGCTGCGGGACGACGGCGCCGGCACGCTCGACACCCACGACGACGCCGTCCGGCCGATCGCCGAGCGGGTCGTCGCCCTCGACGGGACGATGCACGTCGACTCCACCCCGGGATGGGGCTCGACGCTCGACATCTCGCTCCCCCTCGACCCGGCACCGGGAGCGGTCGACCTTCCGGAGGACACCGACCTGACCGAGCGGGAGCGCGACGTGCTGCGGCTCGTGGTGACCGGCGTCGGCAACCGGGAGATCGCGGAGGGCCTCGGCATCAGCCCGAACACGGTGAAGTACCACGTGGCGAACCTGCTCCGGAAGCACGGGGCTCGCACCCGCGCGGAGCTCGCCGCCCTCGGCGCCCGCCCCTGA
- a CDS encoding GNAT family protein, with amino-acid sequence MSAGTRIRPIELSDAAELAALVRASADHLRPFEPTRPDSYFTEAGQRATIGVLLAGAQNGGSVPFVIVGDDDELLGRITLSGVTRGALQSCALGYWIRADRTRQGHATRAVGLAVDHAFRELGLHRVQAETLPENTASQRALERNGFERYGFAPQYIRIAGAWRDHVMFQVLTPDA; translated from the coding sequence ATGAGCGCCGGCACCCGCATCCGACCGATCGAGCTGTCCGACGCCGCCGAGCTCGCCGCGCTCGTCCGCGCGAGCGCCGATCACCTGCGACCGTTCGAGCCGACGCGGCCGGACAGCTACTTCACCGAGGCCGGGCAGCGCGCGACCATCGGTGTCCTGCTCGCCGGCGCGCAGAACGGCGGCTCGGTGCCCTTCGTGATCGTGGGAGACGACGACGAGTTGCTCGGCCGGATCACCCTGAGCGGGGTGACCCGTGGCGCCCTGCAGTCGTGTGCGCTCGGGTACTGGATCCGTGCCGACCGCACGCGGCAGGGGCACGCGACCCGCGCGGTCGGTCTCGCGGTCGACCACGCGTTCCGGGAGCTCGGGCTGCACCGAGTGCAGGCGGAAACCCTGCCGGAGAACACCGCGTCGCAGCGGGCGCTCGAGCGGAACGGCTTCGAACGGTACGGCTTCGCACCGCAGTACATCCGCATCGCCGGCGCTTGGCGCGACCACGTCATGTTCCAGGTGCTCACCCCGGACGCCTGA
- a CDS encoding HAD hydrolase family protein, with product MSTQERFVDGSAQGGASSSQDTGAAPARTKRWLVALDVDGTTMREDGVITDTVINAVRDAEAAGHEVMLSTGRSEGMTIPLLERLGLHSKYVVCANGALTLARQDDGSYERVHVERFDPTEVLQTIHGALVNAAFGVEDETGHFLLSGNFPDDTMTVAGEHVPFERLLGVEATRVVVISPGHDTEDFLQVVERMGLHKVSYSVGWTSWLDIAPEGVTKATAMERVREWLDIPRSRVLAAGDGRNDIDMLRWASTSGRGVVMGQAPDDVVEAGNELTGGVTDDGLAAALDTLPR from the coding sequence ATGAGCACCCAGGAGCGGTTCGTCGACGGATCGGCGCAGGGCGGGGCGTCCTCGTCACAGGACACGGGTGCCGCGCCCGCGCGCACGAAGCGGTGGCTCGTCGCGCTCGACGTGGACGGCACGACGATGCGCGAGGACGGCGTCATCACCGACACCGTGATCAACGCCGTGCGCGACGCCGAGGCCGCCGGGCACGAGGTCATGCTCTCCACCGGGCGCAGCGAGGGCATGACGATCCCGCTGCTCGAACGCCTCGGACTGCACTCGAAGTACGTCGTCTGCGCCAACGGTGCCCTCACCCTCGCCCGTCAGGACGACGGCTCCTACGAGCGCGTGCACGTCGAGCGCTTCGACCCGACCGAGGTCCTGCAGACCATCCACGGCGCGCTCGTCAACGCGGCGTTCGGGGTCGAGGACGAGACCGGGCACTTCCTGCTCTCGGGCAACTTCCCCGACGACACGATGACGGTCGCCGGCGAGCACGTGCCGTTCGAGCGGCTGCTCGGCGTCGAGGCGACCCGTGTCGTCGTCATCTCTCCCGGGCACGACACCGAGGACTTCCTGCAGGTCGTCGAGCGGATGGGCCTGCACAAGGTCTCGTACTCGGTCGGATGGACGTCGTGGCTCGACATCGCGCCCGAGGGCGTCACGAAGGCGACCGCGATGGAGCGCGTGCGCGAGTGGCTCGACATCCCGCGGTCGCGCGTGCTCGCCGCCGGCGACGGTCGCAACGACATCGACATGCTCCGGTGGGCGTCGACCTCCGGTCGCGGTGTCGTGATGGGGCAGGCGCCGGACGACGTCGTCGAGGCCGGTAACGAGCTCACCGGCGGGGTCACCGACGACGGCTTGGCGGCGGCGCTCGACACGCTCCCGCGCTGA
- the serS gene encoding serine--tRNA ligase, with protein MIDLQLLRDHPDVIKASQEARGASVSVVDDAVAADAARRSAITSFEALRAEQNAFGKTVAKAPKDEKPALVQQAQALAAKVKDAQAEVTAAEETFDRVVRAIPNVVLPDVPKGGEDDFVTLRTVGTKPEFDFEPKDHADLGEHLGIIDIPRGVKVSGSRFYFLRGLGARLEIALMNLGLDRAVEHGFEPLITPTLVRPETMAGTGFLGEHAAEVYRLEADDLYLTGTSEVALAGFHADEILSFPESGDPIRYAGWSTCYRREAGSAGKDNRGILRVHQFNKLEMFSYVLPEQAEAEHQRLVAMQESMMQDLGLHYRVIDVAGGDLGTSAARKYDIEAWVPTQGTFRELTSTSNCTTFQARRLDTRYRTESGKTAPVATLNGTLATTRWIVAILETHQQADGSVVVPEVLRPHLGGVEVIEPR; from the coding sequence GTGATCGATCTCCAGCTCCTGCGCGACCACCCGGACGTCATCAAGGCCTCGCAGGAGGCGCGCGGCGCCTCCGTCTCCGTCGTCGACGACGCGGTCGCCGCGGACGCCGCCCGCCGGTCCGCGATCACGTCGTTCGAGGCCCTGCGCGCCGAGCAGAACGCGTTCGGCAAGACCGTCGCGAAGGCCCCGAAGGACGAGAAGCCGGCCCTCGTGCAGCAGGCACAGGCGCTCGCCGCGAAGGTGAAGGACGCCCAGGCCGAGGTGACGGCGGCCGAGGAGACCTTCGACCGGGTCGTCCGTGCGATCCCGAACGTGGTGCTGCCGGACGTGCCGAAGGGCGGCGAGGACGACTTCGTCACGCTCCGCACGGTCGGCACGAAGCCCGAGTTCGACTTCGAGCCGAAGGACCACGCCGACCTCGGCGAGCACCTCGGCATCATCGACATCCCGCGCGGCGTGAAGGTGTCCGGCTCGCGGTTCTACTTCCTCCGCGGCCTCGGGGCCCGGCTCGAGATCGCACTCATGAACCTCGGCCTCGACCGTGCCGTGGAGCACGGGTTCGAGCCGCTGATCACCCCGACCCTCGTGCGTCCGGAGACGATGGCGGGCACCGGCTTCCTGGGCGAGCACGCGGCCGAGGTCTACCGCCTCGAGGCCGACGACCTCTACCTGACCGGCACGAGCGAGGTCGCCCTCGCCGGCTTCCACGCCGACGAGATCCTGTCGTTCCCCGAGTCGGGCGACCCGATCCGCTACGCCGGCTGGTCGACCTGCTACCGGCGCGAGGCCGGGTCCGCGGGCAAGGACAACCGCGGCATCCTCCGTGTGCACCAGTTCAACAAGCTCGAGATGTTCTCCTACGTGCTCCCGGAGCAGGCCGAGGCGGAGCACCAGCGCCTGGTCGCGATGCAGGAGTCGATGATGCAGGACCTCGGGCTGCACTACCGCGTCATCGACGTCGCCGGTGGTGACCTCGGCACGAGCGCCGCGCGCAAGTACGACATCGAGGCGTGGGTCCCGACGCAGGGCACCTTCCGCGAGCTGACGTCGACCTCGAACTGCACGACGTTCCAGGCCCGTCGCCTCGACACCCGGTACCGCACCGAGAGCGGCAAGACCGCGCCCGTCGCGACGCTCAACGGCACGCTGGCGACCACCCGGTGGATCGTGGCGATCCTCGAGACCCACCAGCAGGCAGACGGGTCCGTGGTCGTACCCGAGGTGCTGCGGCCCCACCTGGGTGGCGTCGAGGTCATCGAACCGCGATGA
- a CDS encoding MarR family transcriptional regulator, which yields MRQARIELDSSVGYVLKEAASALRVAMEEALRPLGMTVTHYSCLELLAQRPGMSNSELARGTFVTRQSMNTLLQQLERDGIVTRPSAPTTGKVLPTTLTAAGRRQREAASAAVRQVELRMTSGLDDEGRAAAFRLLRGMVAALREPTADATD from the coding sequence ATGCGTCAAGCGCGGATCGAACTCGACAGCTCGGTCGGCTACGTCCTCAAGGAGGCAGCGAGCGCGCTGCGCGTCGCCATGGAGGAGGCCCTGCGGCCGCTCGGCATGACGGTCACGCACTACTCGTGCCTCGAACTGCTCGCCCAGCGCCCCGGCATGTCGAACTCCGAGCTCGCGCGCGGCACCTTCGTCACGAGGCAGTCGATGAACACGCTCCTGCAGCAGCTCGAACGCGACGGCATCGTCACCCGGCCGTCCGCCCCGACCACGGGGAAGGTGCTCCCCACCACGCTCACCGCGGCCGGGCGGCGGCAGCGCGAGGCGGCCAGCGCGGCGGTCCGGCAGGTCGAGCTCCGGATGACCAGTGGCCTCGACGACGAGGGCCGCGCAGCGGCCTTCCGCTTGCTGCGCGGGATGGTCGCCGCCCTGCGCGAACCGACGGCGGACGCGACCGACTGA